A DNA window from Acidimicrobiales bacterium contains the following coding sequences:
- a CDS encoding Glu/Leu/Phe/Val dehydrogenase encodes MSQRSGSTAWDAVLDRLDDAAALAHLDPDVHRLLRRPRRVLEVSVPVRMDNGSVEVFQGWRVHHDTTRGPAKGGIRFHPTVDAAEITALAADMTFKTAIAGLPFGGGKGGVRCDPTRLSLSELERLTRRYTYEVMPLLGPDKDVPAPDVNTDGRVMAWLMDTLSMSLGVHLPGSVTGKPTAIGGTRTHAGATSAGVVVCTRAAFAELGMPLAGSRVVIQGFGKVGGPLAFLLHSAGMRVVGVSDVGGAVFNAGGIDVPGLAEHAQATGSVAGFAGAEVLDPDDLFRTECELLVPAALGGVIDAGVAEGIEAKLIVEAANGPTLPDADAVLDRKGIVVVPDILANAGGVTASYFEWAQSRQGYAWDEELVAERLRHTMDEAFTSVWARAEMLGVSLRRAAFVVAVERVAEAIAARGLFP; translated from the coding sequence GTGAGCCAGCGGTCGGGGTCGACGGCGTGGGACGCCGTGCTCGACCGCCTCGACGACGCCGCCGCCCTCGCCCACCTCGACCCCGACGTCCACCGCCTGCTGCGGCGGCCCCGGCGCGTGCTCGAGGTGTCGGTCCCCGTGCGGATGGACAACGGGTCCGTCGAGGTGTTCCAGGGCTGGCGGGTCCACCACGACACGACCCGGGGCCCCGCGAAGGGTGGGATCCGGTTCCACCCGACCGTCGACGCTGCCGAGATCACCGCGCTGGCCGCCGACATGACGTTCAAGACGGCGATCGCCGGGCTCCCGTTCGGCGGCGGAAAGGGCGGGGTGCGCTGCGACCCGACCCGCCTGTCGCTCTCCGAGCTCGAGCGCCTCACCCGCCGGTACACCTACGAGGTCATGCCCCTGCTCGGGCCGGACAAGGACGTCCCGGCGCCGGACGTCAACACCGACGGGCGGGTCATGGCCTGGCTGATGGACACCCTGTCGATGAGCCTCGGCGTCCACCTGCCCGGGTCGGTCACCGGCAAGCCGACGGCCATCGGCGGCACGCGCACCCATGCCGGCGCGACGTCGGCCGGCGTCGTCGTGTGCACGAGGGCGGCGTTCGCCGAGCTCGGGATGCCCCTCGCGGGCAGCCGGGTCGTCATCCAGGGGTTCGGCAAGGTGGGCGGGCCGCTCGCCTTCCTGCTCCACTCGGCCGGCATGCGGGTCGTGGGCGTGAGCGACGTCGGCGGGGCCGTGTTCAACGCCGGCGGCATCGACGTCCCCGGGCTCGCCGAGCACGCCCAGGCGACCGGCTCGGTGGCCGGGTTCGCGGGCGCCGAGGTGCTCGACCCCGACGACCTGTTCCGCACCGAGTGCGAGCTGCTCGTGCCGGCCGCGCTCGGCGGCGTGATCGACGCGGGGGTCGCCGAGGGCATCGAGGCGAAGCTGATCGTCGAGGCCGCCAACGGCCCGACGCTGCCCGACGCCGACGCCGTCCTCGACCGCAAGGGCATCGTCGTCGTGCCGGACATCCTGGCCAACGCCGGTGGGGTGACGGCCTCGTACTTCGAGTGGGCGCAGAGCCGGCAGGGCTACGCCTGGGACGAGGAGCTCGTCGCCGAGCGCCTCCGGCACACGATGGACGAGGCGTTCACGTCGGTGTGGGCCCGGGCGGAAATGCTCGGCGTGTCGCTGCGCCGTGCGGCGTTCGTCGTCGCCGTCGAGCGGGTGGCCGAGGCGATCGCCGCTCGCGGCCTGTTCCCGTAA